In Nonomuraea sp. NBC_00507, the following are encoded in one genomic region:
- a CDS encoding RNA polymerase sigma-70 factor, which produces MHGRPGVGQPAIERAFAEHRALLHAVAYRVLGSVTEAEDVVQDAWLRWSRVDVATVADAEGYLIRVATRLAIDRLRSARVRRESYVGSWLPEPILTDSDAAQNVLLKESVSTAMLLVLETLSPVERAVFVLSEAFGYGHHEIAHFVGRKHATVRQIALRARKAVETRHRRYDTDQETRRQVTERFLAACLGGDLEALMEVLAPDVTMVSDGGGFTGAPRIAIRGRERVARAVVILSTRRPHGSRTRVFQVNGGPGIIVHSGRTPVLAVTFHLVKGTIEAIHVVSNPEKLTGVVL; this is translated from the coding sequence ATGCATGGCCGTCCAGGGGTGGGCCAGCCGGCAATCGAGCGGGCGTTCGCCGAGCACCGCGCGCTGCTGCACGCTGTGGCCTACCGGGTCCTCGGCAGCGTCACCGAAGCCGAAGACGTGGTGCAGGACGCTTGGTTGCGCTGGAGCCGAGTCGATGTGGCGACCGTCGCGGACGCCGAGGGCTATCTGATCCGGGTGGCCACCCGGCTGGCGATCGACCGGCTGCGCAGTGCACGCGTGCGGCGGGAGTCCTATGTGGGATCGTGGCTGCCCGAGCCGATTCTGACCGATTCGGATGCCGCGCAGAACGTGCTGCTCAAGGAGTCGGTGTCGACTGCGATGCTGCTGGTGCTGGAGACGCTCTCTCCGGTGGAACGAGCAGTATTCGTGCTCAGCGAGGCATTCGGGTACGGCCACCACGAGATAGCGCACTTCGTCGGGCGCAAACATGCGACGGTGCGCCAGATAGCGCTCCGCGCCAGGAAGGCGGTGGAGACGCGGCACCGCCGCTATGACACCGATCAGGAGACCAGGCGACAGGTCACCGAGCGGTTTCTGGCGGCCTGTCTCGGCGGCGATCTGGAGGCCCTGATGGAAGTATTGGCGCCGGATGTGACGATGGTGAGCGATGGTGGCGGATTCACCGGCGCCCCTCGCATCGCGATCCGCGGTCGCGAGCGTGTGGCCCGCGCTGTGGTCATCCTGTCGACACGCCGGCCGCACGGATCGCGGACGCGGGTATTCCAGGTCAACGGCGGCCCGGGAATCATCGTCCACTCGGGGCGCACGCCGGTGCTGGCGGTCACCTTCCACCTGGTGAAGGGGACGATCGAGGCGATCCATGTGGTCAGCAATCCCGAGAAGCTGACCGGCGTCGTCCTGTGA
- a CDS encoding helix-turn-helix domain-containing protein codes for MESPNPHALAVAVNAEALARVGTALADENRRRLLLELLNEPAYPADLAERLGMTRGNVSNHLACLRGCGLVRTVPVGRRVRYELADAKLAHALAELASLVLLVDQGETAPADEACTPGDYAWTTQDVREETDHV; via the coding sequence ATGGAGAGCCCTAACCCTCATGCCCTCGCCGTGGCCGTCAACGCCGAGGCCCTGGCCCGCGTCGGCACCGCGCTGGCGGATGAGAATCGGCGCCGGTTGCTGCTGGAGCTGCTGAACGAGCCCGCCTACCCCGCCGACCTGGCCGAACGGTTGGGCATGACCCGCGGGAACGTGTCGAACCACCTGGCCTGCCTACGCGGCTGCGGGCTGGTGCGCACCGTGCCGGTGGGGCGCCGGGTCCGCTACGAGCTGGCCGACGCCAAGCTCGCGCACGCCTTGGCCGAGCTGGCCTCCCTAGTGCTGCTCGTCGACCAGGGCGAGACCGCCCCCGCCGACGAGGCTTGCACGCCCGGCGACTACGCCTGGACCACCCAGGACGTCCGCGAGGAGACGGATCATGTCTGA